The window AAAAATATCCAAATCTTCAAACTCGGTCGTATCGCCCGCCATACCGAACGCCGCAAGCACCTCGGTTTCAGCTAAGTCCTTTGCCTCGTCGAAAGTCTTGCCTTTTTCTGCCACATAATGCATTACGCGCTCGTATTCCAAGTTCGTAAGCAAGTTGACATTCACATGGGTACGGTCCTTGAGATTCGTCAACGCACGGAGCGTCAATTTATCCGAAACCTTCTTCCCGGTCATTTCGCTACGGTATTCGCCAGTCACTGCAACAACAGCACAGGTTGTAGACAAGTTCACTTTTTCTACAACAAATTCACCCATATTGTTTTTGACTTCGCCCTCAAAGACCTCATCCGTGAATTTCATTGTCTTGCAGTCAATTCCCTGCACCGTCACCGCGGAACCCTTCACGAACGGGCCCTTCTGCGAAACACCTGCCACGTCCAAATCCTTGACGGCAACAACGCCCGCATCCCCCGAAGCGCCACCGGCAACACTCTTGTCGTCGGAACTGGAGCAGGCTGCCAAGAGCGCCATAGACGCAAGCGCACAAATCGACATCAGGCGCAAGGCTAAATTGCGATTCTTCTCTCTCCTCATTTCGTTTCTCCCTTTTTATTCATCGTCTCGTTTTTAGGTTCAAGTCGTTCACTCAACGGGAACAACTGCACGTTCAGGCGGTAGACCTGTTCCGTTTCGTCTTCCTCCGTCGCAATCGCCACCACGCGGCGGTAATAATCTTCAGTCTCTTTCTTGATGCGTTCGTACGCACGACGCGTAAGCCCAAGCGTATAACCCGACATCATGCGTTCCGAAATCGGCAAATCAATGGACTTAAGGGCAAACTCCCCCATCTGGCGCTGCAAATCGCGAGCCGCCAGCGGCACGGCCTCCACAGGCGCCATTTTAATCGTCTTGTCCGTTTGCTGGTAGTTTCCACTCCTGTCCTTCTTCAGGAGCTTCGCCTTCACCAAAAAATCGAGCGTCTCGGAAACTTCCGCCGCCGAAATCTTCGGTTTGCAGGCATGGGCAATTTCCAACGGCTTTGCGCCGGGCATGTGCGGTGCCAACTCACGGATTACGGAATTTTTCCAAGACTTGAAATACTTGAATTCTTCGTCACCCAGCACACGCACCTTGTGAGCATTCGCCAGCGCGCAACGTTCTTCGAACGCAGCCTTTTTAGCTTCGTTGCTTTTTGCATGCGCATAAGATACCATCAAGACAAAGTATTCGTACTCGAAACCGACAAGCCCCATGGCATTTGCCACCGAGCCCGCCGAGCCGACGCTCAAATTCTTTTTCCCCTCGCAAACATACTTCAAATAGACATCTGACGAAAAACCCGCCTTCTGGGCGAACGCATGCCAAGAAAAAGCAGAGCAGCGTTTTCGTTCATCGTAGTAGTCCTGAATGAACTTACGATAATCAGTGTATTCTATGATCTCCTTCATGACTACAAATATAGATTCATTTGGTCTAAACAGAACATAAAATTATCGTTTTTAGCCAAATTTTACCAATTTCTTTAAAATTATCAAAAATCAAGCATTTTTAGAACATGATTTCATATTCTAGGAACATGCCCTAGAACACAAAAAAAATCCTGCGGAACTTTCCGCAGGATTCTTTCCTAACCATCCCCCTGCCCGAATCCTTCGGGTCCAAATCGGGGGAATGAATTTCACCTTAGTCTTTTACGCAACGGACCTCGTAGATAGTCTTTGCCGGCGGAGCGCTTGTCGGTTCTTCCGGTCCGAAGAATTCGCGATCTTCATCAAGAGAGAATCTACTGCCCCACTGGGCAATCTTATAATCACTTTCGTTTTCCGTAAAGCGCGGATACAAAAGCAATTCTTGAGTTTGAGCATCGCCTTGGGTAGCCTCTTCCAGTTTTTGCCATTCATAACTTTGGGGAAGATGCCAGCCTTCGGGGCATGCGCCTTGAACATATTCTTTGCGGAGCACCTTTTCCTTAATCTCAGAACGGTAAGCCTCCGACTCGCAAGTTTCTTCATCGGGCGCATCCAATGCCTGGCAAACATAATAAGGACTACCCATTTCCCCCATCGTAAACCATTCTTGAATGCCATCAGAACCCATGGAAGGCTTAAATCCCAGATTACTCACCATCCAAGAGACAGTCTCTCCATCTTTCATTTTGACATCCAAAGTCTTATAGATGGCCCCATCTCTGTCATCGACCAGCGTGCCGTATTTTCCTGCGGTATCCACAGGCGCATCGCCATTCGTTCTTGCGCCATTATACCACTTCCACACGCCATTGCGGCAAATATAGCCGTCCTTGACATCATCTAGATTTCCACAGTGGGCGCCAAGGCCCCATGCGGAATCCCAAGGAGCCGCGAACTGGTTGATGAGCTTTTCGAAATCGCTTATTTCGTCTGCACCCATATCGATCAGGTTACGCCGTGCAAGCTTATAGGCTTCGCCTTGATTCTCCATAGAAACGTTCTTCTTGAGTTCGTTCTTCAAGGTGGTATCATCCCAGACGCCGTCTTTCTCCAAATCCATGGCAAGCATGGCCATATTGGTCGTCACCTCGCCAATATCTTTGGCGGTAAGCATTATCAACGAAATGGCCAAGAGTTTAGCGTCACCTTCGCTACGGCCCATAATATCGAGCTGGTCGAAGGACTCGCCCTCATCGGAGAATCCGAATGCAGCCATCACTTCTTTTTCGGCCTGGCGCTTAGCGTCTTCAACAGATTTGCCCTCCTTGACTAGGTAACGAATACGGTCAAAAGACAAATGCGTCAGAACGTTAATATTCACGTGATCGCGATCTTGCAAATCAACAAGACTGTTCAATGAAATTTTTTGAGCAGAGGTATCCCGGGTTATTTCATCGAGATAGTAGCCGTTCGCATTGAGCCAGGCATAGCGATCGTCCAGGTTGACGTTTCTCAAGGAATACTCGCCACGGCTATTTTCAACCTTGGTAGAGAATTTAGCTCCCGTTTGGCGCAAGCGTTCGTCCATTCCATAAAGGGTGATTTCAGAACCCTTTAAAAACGGTCCTTTTTGCGATTTGCCAGAAATGGTTCTCGCCCCTTCTGACGACGTAGAGTTCGTTTCCGCCTGGCTGCAAGCCATCAAAGCCGCACCCACAGCAATCAGTGAAAGAATATGATTGATCCTTCTATACATAGTAACCCCCTATTCTGGATAAGACATCGTAACTAAGAAAAACATTATAACATCACTCGACGCATATTCCGTCTTGAAATCTCCCGAAAAATCGCCAGACTTTCTGAACATCTTGGCCAGAACATCTACAACTTCTTGGGCAGCTTCGCAACGGACACCTTCTTCAGCCCTCTTTTGCGCATCATTCATAGC of the Fibrobacter sp. UWB15 genome contains:
- a CDS encoding TIGR02147 family protein yields the protein MKEIIEYTDYRKFIQDYYDERKRCSAFSWHAFAQKAGFSSDVYLKYVCEGKKNLSVGSAGSVANAMGLVGFEYEYFVLMVSYAHAKSNEAKKAAFEERCALANAHKVRVLGDEEFKYFKSWKNSVIRELAPHMPGAKPLEIAHACKPKISAAEVSETLDFLVKAKLLKKDRSGNYQQTDKTIKMAPVEAVPLAARDLQRQMGEFALKSIDLPISERMMSGYTLGLTRRAYERIKKETEDYYRRVVAIATEEDETEQVYRLNVQLFPLSERLEPKNETMNKKGETK
- a CDS encoding FISUMP domain-containing protein gives rise to the protein MYRRINHILSLIAVGAALMACSQAETNSTSSEGARTISGKSQKGPFLKGSEITLYGMDERLRQTGAKFSTKVENSRGEYSLRNVNLDDRYAWLNANGYYLDEITRDTSAQKISLNSLVDLQDRDHVNINVLTHLSFDRIRYLVKEGKSVEDAKRQAEKEVMAAFGFSDEGESFDQLDIMGRSEGDAKLLAISLIMLTAKDIGEVTTNMAMLAMDLEKDGVWDDTTLKNELKKNVSMENQGEAYKLARRNLIDMGADEISDFEKLINQFAAPWDSAWGLGAHCGNLDDVKDGYICRNGVWKWYNGARTNGDAPVDTAGKYGTLVDDRDGAIYKTLDVKMKDGETVSWMVSNLGFKPSMGSDGIQEWFTMGEMGSPYYVCQALDAPDEETCESEAYRSEIKEKVLRKEYVQGACPEGWHLPQSYEWQKLEEATQGDAQTQELLLYPRFTENESDYKIAQWGSRFSLDEDREFFGPEEPTSAPPAKTIYEVRCVKD